From a single Aliidongia dinghuensis genomic region:
- a CDS encoding ABC transporter ATP-binding protein gives MMLLEVQNLRKAFGGIEAVRGVAFALDAGEILALIGPNGAGKSTCFNMLNGQIRPDQGSVKLDGRELVGLTPRAIWRLGVGRTFQITQTFGSMTVRENVQMALLSHARAIHDVWRFAGRLEADEADRLLGLVGMDDAAERPCGELAYGDLKRVELAVALANRPKLLLMDEPTAGMAPKERVALMRLTARIARDRRMGVLFTEHDMDVVFEHADRIMVLNRGALIAEGRPAEVRANDQVRQIYLGEGRLYHAEAAS, from the coding sequence ATGATGCTGCTTGAGGTCCAGAACCTGCGCAAAGCGTTCGGCGGCATCGAGGCGGTGCGCGGCGTCGCCTTCGCGCTCGACGCCGGCGAGATCCTGGCGCTCATCGGCCCGAACGGTGCCGGCAAGAGCACCTGCTTCAACATGCTGAACGGCCAGATCCGCCCGGACCAGGGCAGCGTCAAGCTCGACGGGCGCGAGCTCGTGGGATTGACGCCGCGCGCGATCTGGCGCCTGGGCGTCGGCCGCACGTTCCAGATCACCCAGACCTTCGGCTCCATGACCGTGCGCGAGAATGTACAGATGGCGCTGCTGTCCCACGCGCGGGCCATCCATGACGTCTGGCGCTTCGCCGGCCGGCTCGAAGCGGACGAGGCCGACCGGCTCCTCGGCCTCGTCGGCATGGACGATGCCGCGGAGCGGCCGTGCGGCGAGCTCGCCTATGGCGACCTGAAGCGCGTCGAGCTGGCGGTGGCGCTCGCCAACCGACCCAAACTTTTGTTGATGGACGAGCCGACCGCCGGCATGGCGCCCAAGGAACGTGTCGCGCTCATGCGCTTGACGGCACGCATCGCGCGCGACCGCCGCATGGGCGTGCTCTTCACCGAGCACGACATGGACGTGGTGTTCGAGCATGCCGACCGGATCATGGTGCTGAACCGCGGCGCGCTCATCGCCGAGGGCCGGCCGGCCGAGGTCAGGGCGAACGACCAGGTGCGACAGATCTATCTGGGCGAGGGGCGGCTCTATCACGCGGAGGCGGCATCGTGA
- a CDS encoding MarR family winged helix-turn-helix transcriptional regulator codes for MPVDAFDTKQRRRSETVYRLDDQVGFILRQAAQRHTSIFVALMVEDLTPTQFAALAKLAEVGPSSQNKLGRLTAMDGATIKGVIDRLTKRGLTETSPDPDDGRLLVVALTALGRAVAAEALPAGTRITEETLAPLTPEEQAQFLALLRKLR; via the coding sequence ATGCCCGTCGATGCGTTCGACACGAAGCAGCGTCGTCGTTCGGAGACCGTCTATCGGCTCGACGATCAGGTCGGCTTCATCCTGCGCCAGGCGGCGCAGCGCCATACATCGATCTTCGTGGCGCTCATGGTCGAGGACCTGACGCCGACCCAGTTTGCAGCCTTGGCCAAGCTCGCCGAGGTCGGCCCGTCGTCGCAGAACAAGCTCGGGCGCTTGACCGCCATGGACGGCGCCACGATCAAGGGCGTCATCGACCGGCTGACCAAGCGCGGCCTGACCGAGACCAGCCCCGACCCGGACGACGGCCGCTTGCTTGTCGTGGCCTTGACCGCCCTCGGCCGCGCCGTCGCCGCCGAAGCCCTCCCAGCCGGCACCAGGATCACCGAGGAGACCCTGGCGCCGCTGACGCCGGAGGAACAGGCGCAGTTTTTGGCGTTGTTGAGGAAGCTTAGGTAG
- a CDS encoding ABC transporter ATP-binding protein encodes MSPHVEGQHVEGQHVEGLHVEGLNAFYGPAHILYDVALDVAPGEVVALLGRNGAGKSTTFRAIAGLVPARQGQVRFGGADISRLPPHEIARRGLGYVPEDRRIFTELTVEENLSVGRQRPRAGAPAWEPDKLYALFPNLGELRRRLGGRMSGGEQQMLTIARTLMGNPSLVLLDEPSEGLAPKIVEQMAAAIIAMKREGLAMVISEQNLHFARLISDRAYIIEKGRVRFSGTIAEIDADPAIRDAYLAV; translated from the coding sequence GTGAGCCCGCACGTCGAAGGCCAGCACGTCGAAGGCCAGCACGTCGAAGGCCTGCATGTCGAGGGGCTCAACGCCTTCTACGGACCTGCGCATATTCTCTACGATGTGGCGCTCGACGTCGCGCCGGGCGAGGTCGTGGCGCTCCTCGGCCGCAACGGCGCCGGCAAGTCGACGACCTTCCGCGCCATCGCCGGCCTGGTGCCGGCGCGCCAGGGCCAGGTGCGTTTCGGCGGTGCCGACATCTCGCGGCTGCCGCCGCACGAGATCGCGCGGCGGGGCCTCGGCTACGTGCCGGAGGACCGGCGCATCTTCACCGAGCTCACGGTCGAGGAGAACCTGTCGGTCGGCCGGCAGCGGCCGCGCGCGGGGGCGCCCGCCTGGGAACCGGACAAGCTCTATGCGCTGTTCCCGAACCTGGGCGAGCTGCGCCGGCGCCTGGGTGGGCGGATGAGCGGCGGCGAGCAGCAGATGCTGACCATCGCCCGCACGCTCATGGGCAATCCGTCGCTGGTGCTGCTCGACGAGCCGTCGGAGGGCTTGGCGCCCAAGATCGTCGAGCAGATGGCGGCCGCGATCATCGCCATGAAACGCGAGGGGCTCGCCATGGTGATCTCGGAGCAGAACCTGCATTTCGCGCGCCTCATCTCGGATCGGGCCTATATCATCGAGAAGGGGCGGGTGCGTTTTTCCGGCACGATCGCCGAGATCGACGCCGACCCGGCGATCCGCGATGCCTATCTTGCAGTGTGA
- a CDS encoding RT0821/Lpp0805 family surface protein gives MPHFNLAIRFRSPIIALAMIAAAGLAPAASAFAQGYGGQGYGGQGNGGQTYGTDNRACDRSSLANVFSTSQNNLIGSALGGAAGGLLGSQFGKGSGHTVMTIAGVLSGALAGGAIGRSMEPVDQGCVNQTLEHAPTGQTVAWQNPDQGSSYWVTPTNTYQSNDGTPCRRYVTTALIDGQQQRVQGTACRQQDGTWKQQQ, from the coding sequence TTGCCGCACTTCAACCTTGCGATCCGCTTCCGCTCCCCCATCATCGCGCTTGCCATGATCGCGGCCGCCGGCCTTGCGCCGGCCGCGTCCGCGTTCGCCCAGGGCTACGGGGGCCAGGGCTACGGGGGTCAGGGCAACGGGGGCCAGACCTATGGCACCGACAATCGGGCCTGCGATCGCTCGTCGCTCGCCAACGTGTTCAGCACGTCCCAGAACAACCTCATCGGCTCGGCGCTGGGCGGTGCCGCCGGCGGCCTGCTCGGCAGCCAGTTCGGCAAGGGCTCGGGCCACACGGTCATGACGATTGCCGGCGTCCTGAGCGGCGCCTTGGCCGGCGGCGCCATCGGCCGGTCGATGGAGCCGGTCGACCAGGGTTGCGTCAACCAGACGCTCGAGCATGCCCCGACCGGGCAGACCGTCGCCTGGCAGAACCCCGACCAAGGGTCGTCCTATTGGGTGACACCCACCAACACCTATCAGTCGAACGACGGCACGCCCTGCCGTCGCTACGTCACCACGGCCCTGATCGATGGCCAGCAGCAGCGTGTCCAGGGAACCGCCTGCCGCCAGCAAGACGGCACCTGGAAGCAGCAGCAGTAG